The following are encoded together in the Cyanobacterium aponinum PCC 10605 genome:
- the hpnA gene encoding hopanoid-associated sugar epimerase gives MKGRVFVTGATGFVGANLVRLLLQENYQVRALVRKNADLTNVKNLDIELVEGSLNDENLYNKMIGCDYLFHVAALYSLWSKDKELLYQTNVLGTKNVFHAARKANIKRTIYTSSVAAIGVRKDGVLADENYQSPVENLIGNYKKSKYYAEQEAHLAIKSGQDIVIVNPSTPIGAYDLKPTPTGEIIVRFLRGKMPGFVNTGLNFIDVQDVAKGHILALEKGKTGERYILGNQNLTLAEFLDKLARIANKSAPKVKFPVWFPLAVAYLDEYVLSKLGKNPSVAVEAVKMSSQYMFYNSQKAVKELGLPQTDIDKAIRDAVNWLWGRQGSWKY, from the coding sequence ATGAAAGGAAGAGTTTTTGTTACTGGTGCAACAGGTTTTGTTGGGGCTAATTTGGTAAGATTATTATTACAAGAAAATTATCAGGTAAGAGCTTTAGTTAGAAAAAATGCAGATTTAACGAACGTTAAAAATTTAGATATTGAATTAGTAGAGGGGAGTTTAAATGATGAAAATCTCTATAATAAAATGATAGGTTGTGATTATTTGTTTCATGTTGCCGCTCTCTATTCTCTTTGGTCAAAAGATAAAGAATTGTTATATCAAACTAATGTTTTAGGGACAAAAAATGTTTTTCACGCCGCTCGAAAAGCAAATATAAAACGTACTATTTACACCAGTTCAGTGGCGGCAATTGGGGTCAGAAAAGATGGCGTTTTAGCTGATGAAAATTATCAATCTCCTGTAGAAAATTTAATTGGTAATTATAAAAAATCCAAATATTATGCGGAGCAAGAAGCCCATTTAGCCATCAAATCGGGACAAGATATTGTCATAGTAAATCCGAGTACTCCTATTGGTGCATATGATTTAAAACCAACTCCCACGGGAGAAATTATTGTGAGATTTTTAAGGGGAAAAATGCCGGGGTTTGTAAATACTGGTTTAAATTTTATTGATGTTCAAGATGTAGCAAAAGGACATATTTTAGCTTTGGAAAAAGGTAAAACTGGGGAGCGATATATTTTAGGAAATCAAAACTTAACTTTAGCAGAATTTCTTGATAAATTAGCCAGAATAGCGAATAAATCTGCCCCAAAAGTTAAATTTCCTGTTTGGTTTCCTTTAGCTGTTGCCTATTTAGATGAGTATGTTTTGAGTAAATTAGGGAAAAATCCCTCCGTAGCTGTGGAAGCGGTAAAAATGTCTAGTCAGTATATGTTTTACAATTCTCAGAAGGCTGTAAAAGAATTAGGTTTACCTCAAACTGATATAGACAAAGCTATTAGAGATGCAGTTAACTGGCTGTGGGGGCGACAAGGGAGCTGGAAGTATTGA
- the glcD gene encoding glycolate oxidase subunit GlcD: MFLSSIDNKWQPIIKKLESVLGKNGVVKRKDELLTYECDGLPQYRQRPALVTLPKTTEEVAEIVKVCNQYEIPWIARGAGTGLSGGALPVEDCVLIVTARMRQILDIDYDNQRIIVQPGIINNWVTQAVSGAGFYYAPDPSSQIICSIGGNVAENSGGVHCLKYGTTTNHVLGLTIVTAEGEILKIGGKVPETPGFDLTGLFVGSEGTLGIATEITLKILKTPESICVVLADFQSVEDAGKAVAGIIQAGIIPAGMEMMDNFSINAVEDVVATDCYPRNAEAILLVELDGLEVEVKNYKEKVAEICRQCGAGSITSANDQETRLKLWKGRKAAFAAMGKISPNYFVQDGVVPRSKLPQVLAEINQLSEKYGYRIANVFHAGDGNLHPLILYNGAVEGAFETVEELGGEILKLCVRVGGSISGEHGIGSDKKCYMSDMFTETDLETMQYVRSSFNPKGLANPTKIFPTPRTCGESANAQKTEYKGAIAF, translated from the coding sequence ATGTTTTTATCTTCCATTGACAATAAGTGGCAACCCATCATTAAAAAACTAGAATCTGTCTTAGGTAAAAATGGAGTTGTCAAACGAAAAGATGAACTTCTTACCTATGAATGCGATGGTTTACCTCAATATCGTCAACGCCCTGCCTTAGTCACTTTACCCAAAACCACAGAAGAAGTAGCAGAGATTGTCAAAGTCTGTAACCAATACGAAATTCCTTGGATAGCTAGAGGGGCAGGTACAGGTTTATCAGGGGGAGCTTTACCTGTGGAAGATTGCGTTTTAATTGTTACGGCAAGAATGCGTCAAATTTTAGACATTGATTATGATAATCAGCGTATTATTGTGCAACCCGGTATCATCAACAATTGGGTAACACAAGCGGTTAGTGGTGCAGGTTTTTACTATGCTCCTGATCCTTCTAGTCAGATTATATGCTCTATTGGTGGTAATGTGGCAGAAAATTCTGGGGGGGTTCATTGTCTTAAATATGGTACAACAACTAATCATGTTTTAGGTTTAACAATAGTAACTGCGGAAGGAGAAATTCTTAAAATAGGCGGGAAAGTTCCAGAAACTCCCGGATTTGACTTAACAGGCTTATTTGTGGGTTCAGAAGGTACTTTAGGTATTGCCACGGAAATTACCTTAAAAATTCTCAAAACTCCTGAGTCTATTTGTGTTGTTTTAGCAGATTTTCAAAGTGTGGAAGATGCAGGAAAAGCCGTTGCTGGTATTATTCAGGCTGGTATCATCCCCGCAGGTATGGAGATGATGGATAATTTTAGTATCAATGCGGTGGAAGATGTAGTAGCGACTGACTGTTATCCTCGCAATGCGGAGGCTATTTTATTAGTGGAGTTGGATGGTTTAGAGGTGGAGGTGAAAAACTATAAAGAGAAGGTTGCAGAAATTTGCCGTCAGTGTGGTGCAGGTAGTATAACCTCTGCGAATGATCAAGAAACTCGCTTAAAATTATGGAAAGGGAGAAAAGCGGCTTTTGCGGCTATGGGTAAAATTAGCCCCAATTATTTTGTACAGGATGGGGTTGTCCCTCGTTCTAAGTTACCTCAAGTATTAGCTGAAATCAATCAATTAAGCGAAAAATATGGTTATCGTATCGCTAATGTTTTCCATGCAGGAGATGGCAATTTACATCCTTTAATCCTTTATAATGGAGCGGTTGAGGGCGCTTTTGAAACGGTGGAAGAGTTAGGGGGGGAAATCCTTAAGTTATGTGTCCGTGTTGGTGGTAGTATTTCTGGTGAACATGGCATTGGTAGCGACAAGAAATGCTATATGAGTGATATGTTTACGGAAACTGATTTAGAAACGATGCAATATGTTAGAAGTAGTTTCAACCCCAAAGGATTGGCTAACCCTACTAAAATTTTCCCTACTCCTCGCACCTGTGGTGAGTCTGCCAACGCTCAAAAAACGGAATACAAGGGTGCGATCGCATTCTAA